The Equus przewalskii isolate Varuska chromosome 4, EquPr2, whole genome shotgun sequence region aTTACCCACATTGGCTATGTACAATTCGCAAATCTGAAAACCTAAATTAGAGGCTATTTTTTCAGACTTTTATATTGCCATGATCTTCCTcctttcatgatctttccttccttcctccttttatatattgtggaatatataatataaatgttcttaagatataaaatttcagtttgaaATATGGAAAACTAAGTCAGCcaataaaatgaacatttttcccCAAAGAGTTTCTATTTCAgcagaaataatttaagaaatgcaaagaaacataaaatagcccaaatagacaatttaaaagatggtgtttttaattaaatttacttcCAAAGGATGACAGTATAatccaatttatttaaaatattcaaaatagcgTGATTGACTTGTTCTTTGAAAGAAGTGCTGACTTGTTCTTTCAAATAAGAAAGAAGAGGGCATTTACGCTATGACAATCCTTGCAGCAAGAGGTTCTTGTGAGTAACATATTCCCacaatttctttaatatgttaaatatctGTAGTTAGTTATAAGTAAAAAGATACACTGCAGTTCTTAATCCCTgggcctctgggcctcagataATCCACTTCCTGGATCACTCGCCCATCCTTCCCACAGCAATGAAATCTTAGGAAGAGAACAGTGAGGTATGCTCTCCTGGCTGAGCCGCACCTCTCACCAAGACAAGGAAATGATGTTAACCTTATAATCTCATCCACATCACTGTTGTCCCTTGGGTAATTTACTTTGTTTTCACTTGATTTACCCAGAAGAGCAAGAAGTTTTACAGTTGTTATTGTGCCATCCAGAACCCACTAATTAACTAGAAAAATCACCAGCCCTCTTTACTTTGTGACTAGCAGACCTGGCTTTGTAAGGTGCCAAGTCCCCAAGTGAATCATGTCATCAGATAACTTACCATAACTGTAGTTTTTGCTCAGATAATTGGCCAGAGTTGGCTTCACCTTTTTGCACTTGCACCGGTCTAAAGAAGATAAAAGAGCGACAAAAAGTTGGAAAAGGGTTCAGAAATCActccagggagaagaaagagagggaaactTGAGGATAAAGAACTCACCTGGGCTTAGGCGTTTACAGTCAACATCAAGAGGCCTCTCCTGTACCATCATGTCTGGTGTGATGTCTATCCACTTAACGTCTGAAACACACATAGGGCCACATGGATGGGGTCAGTCATTAGGTCTGTTCACCTTGCTGGAATAAGGAACCACCTGGAGACATAAACTAACACAGCATCACAGAAAATAATACTCAAGAGTAGAAATGGTGTGTGATCGCCGACTGCTCCTTTCGTATAGACATCCTGGGCTTAGGAAAGAAGACTTGGGGCGAGCCTGCCTATCCAGCAGGAACCGATGTGAACGCACATCCATTTCACCTGGCTGATACGCACAGCCAACCTGGAGAGAGTACCTCACTCCCTCCCAAATCCATTTTAAAACGTTGATTTTCCAAGTTAGTTTACACTAATCAAAACAACCAGAACATTTCGGAATCCCCACCTCACATTTTGCAGTGCAGAAACACAGCTCCATAACCCCAAACCAGCATAACCCTCTATCATTTACATAATTTaagcaataaatatatttttttctcaaactcCGAATTAGAGAGgagtttctatttctcccttcactttAGCTCTCCTCTTTCACGTTTTGGGCATTGGTCTGAGGTATAGCTTCATAAACTAGACTAAAGCAACACCATAATCTCTTAAATGTGCAGCAACTTGAGTCAAGGataaaagaatgcaaaaacaTTCTTAGGCTTCATTTCAAGCAGTGGAGTTAAACCTGCTCCTTCTTCCCAGAAAAGCAGCAAAatgaccaaagagaaaaaaaggaatcgGAAGCGGAGATCCAGTTAACTACGATGCCACGGATGGTGGCTCCTGGTCAGACAGTGAAACAGACATCACAGTTTTCCAGGGTGACTCGATTTACAAACTGCACTCCTGGTGGGGAGTCATGACTCCTACTGCTGTTTCAAAAAGAGCTTTCAAGAGCTAACACTAAATGGAGACTTCCTGTGggattgttttaaggattaaatgatgcATGTAAAGGGCTTAATGCTGGCTCAGACCCTGGAAAACCCTATATACTTGTTTACTGCTAATgctgctatcattattattactgtaaaGGAAGATGTCCCCAATGGCTCCTTTTAtaagcaccccccacccccacccctttatGGGACACTTTTCTTCAGCTCCCTATACAGAAGCCAGACTTTTCCAGAAGtcaccagcccctcccacctcctccaaccCTTAGAAGTGGGATAGGAGGCTGACCGACCACCCGCTGGCTGCTGTAGGTGTGGCCGCTGGGTTCTCACAAGGGAGCGACAGCCAAGGGTGCCTCCTCAGCCCCCTCGGTCCTTCCTTGGGCCTTACCCTCCGGGAGGTCAGTGACTATGGCCTCGGGCGAGATGCACACGCCTCGGTCATAGACAGGCAGCTCCTCGCAGGCCAGGCTCTCGGGCCAGCTGTGGTTGTACATCTTCATGAGCGGCTCGCAGTCGTCGCGCGCGCGCTGGCACACCGACTTGCAGGGCTTGATGGGGTCGTGCAGGAACTCCAGGGTGCAGATGGGCGCGTACATGGCGCAGAGGAAGAAGCGCAGCACCGCGCTGCAGTTCACGTCCACCAGCTCCTCGTACTGCTCGATGGCCAGGATGGCGTTCTCCTGCGTGCTGTGGTGCAGGTGGTTGGGCATCCGCGTGATGTTCCAGGGCATGTGCCGGCACATGGGGATGCGCACCGCCTCGCAGGGCGCGCCGCGCACGCCCAGCGCCAGGCGCAGCCACAGGCACAGCGCGGTCAGGATGGagaggagcatggccctgccgtCCCGCGCCGCGACCACGACAGGCAGAAAGGGCCCTTCTCTTGCCGCCCCCCCTAGTCTGTCGCTCTCTCCTCTCCGAGCAGGCAGTCCTTCAGGGCACAGGAGAGGCTGTCTCCCCAAACTCCCGTCGGCAGCGATGTGGGGCCGCGGGGGCCGGCCGGGGATATCCGCCGTCCGGCGTACAGAGCTCGAGCAGCGCCAGCCCTCGGTCTCCCGGGCGCAAAGCCGCCCTGGCAGTTCCAGTGCTGGACCCGGCAGCTCCGAGCGCAGCCAGCCACGGCCATTGCAGGACCCTATTTATCCCGACACCTCCCCTGACGTGGGCTCCAAACGCTCCCTTGCCAACTGCAGGCGCGGCGCGGGCTCCCCCTCGgccgccccacccccagccctcactTTGCAGAAGCGGTGACATCATCTCCTCCGGGCCACAGCCCAGGGCTGGGATCCTGCATTCCACCAAAGTCCCTCCTTTTTAGTCTGGCCAGTCCTTTTTCTTCGGATCAAGAAAAAGAGCCTCTGGCAGTCGTTTTGGACACCGGATCCAAGGGAGACTTTCAAGAGAGAGCAAGACGCTCTTTTGACGCTGAACTTTGCACCTTCTGCCTTATAGGTTCCCCCAGTAGAGAGATGGAAGGGAGCGGGAACTTCTGCTGCCCTTTAATTCTGAAACACACTTGCTTTCCCCAGTAGGGGGCATGAGAAGGGGGTGAGTGGTGAGACTATTGGGTGAGGCGGAGGGGAGGCGGGATGGGCGaggggtggtgatggtggtgcgGTAACTGTTGAAAATGTATGGACACGTTACGTAAACAAACACCACCCCCGCTCCCCCCCGCCCTGCACTTAGTTGTAGGGAGTTTGTTACTGTTGTGGCTAGTAGACATTAGTTTGGGCTCAGGTTTTTCCAAAATGGCATTTGGTCTGTACCTGCTCCAGGAAGAGAACTGCAATAGCATCTTCTAGTTTGGGAAATGTCTTCCATCAACCGACATTCCCCCTTCCTTCAACTCCCTATTCCTCTCTCCAATATGAATGAAaccaggagaaaacaaagaaaactttggACACCACAGTCTGAAAGATTTTATCCCCTTCATGCCAAGTGATTTCCAACCCAGCAGCCTAAAATCTTGGTTTTTCATGTGTTTGGAAACTTATTTAAATTGAGTAAGAAGCTGTCTACCATGGAAAGCAACtatgtatgttttgttttttcttttatctcatttttattaggAAGAAATAGTAAAACCCACTGCTGGCTCAGCCATCCACAGAAAAGGGAGATTTTATTGTTGCGACTGTACATCAATCTTCAGGCAGTAAGATTTCTGGTATATGATATTTTCTTAGGGCATTagaatatgaaaacatgttctctgaatgctaatctttaaaaacatagtttCTGGAAATCTGAACTTAAGGCAGACAGGTTTTTTTCTCTAAAGCTTAGACCCACAAAGTTAATTTAGTTTTGACTCTGATCAGGACTGAGAATTGAAACAGCCCAAGGAGCAAAAAGCCCAGTTGATACTTATGCTGGGCTGGGCACGGTGCTACGTGCTGTACAGgtatcatcttattttttttttttataatgaatcAAACATGGTAAGTTAAAAGGATAACTGAGACAAATACATTTCAAGATTTACCTAAGGAGTTCAGTTCTATTTAGGGCAAGCCCAGGGCATCCAGATGCAGTCAGGTCAACCTAGAGAGCTATTCCAGTTTTCCACAGGAAAGATCTCAAGTTCCAAAGGTGCCAAGCCAGGCTAATGAAATATCAAGCAAAGAGGATAACCCAGATGACATCTCAAGCCGTTTCCAGCAGTAAAATCCAATGGGTCTAAACCTCTGGctaagtggaaaatattttcagcctGAATTcctacaagggaaaaaaatacagttttgaGGCACAGCTGAATTCCCTACCCCTCTCCTGAGAGTTGTTTGAAGACAGCCGACGTGGAGAGGGCTCAGACTGCTGCAGCCAGTGGAACCTGCTGCATTTGTTTAACTGGGAAGTACCATGTCACAACATTTCAGGTACTCTGATGTCCTCAGATGGCATGTCCTTTAAGAAAGGGGGAGGAGAAGTTAAGAGTCCTTCTCCGTAAAGCTCTTTACTTACCCCAGTAGGTCCATTGGCTGTCTGTCCCTAACGTTTCTACTGAGGGATTCATCAGGAGATTCTGTCAACCAGCGTCCCTCTTCCTGCTCGGCTTTTGCACTCAATCCATTACCCTGTGCTCAACATTGACTTGCCAAAAGCTCACGTAACTGAGGAAGTTCCCCTGGTCAGTGGCTTCTCTCTGATGGTTCCCTTTCAGTTTCTTCAAGGGCCTGCTTCTCTGCCCATCCTTTAAACTTCTGGAGTTCTCCAGTGCTCCGTCCTCAGTCCTCTTCTCGCTCTCCACACTCCCCACTGCTCCAGGTTTTCTCaccctcagcactattgacattgaTCATTCTTCATTGGGTGGgggtgctgtcctgtgcattgtgggaagtttagtagcatccctggcctcctcccactagatgccagtgacAGCTTGCCTTCCACCCCATTGTGATAATCAAAggtgtctccagatattgccagctgtctcctggggggcaaaatcaccccacGTGGAGAAGCACTGTTCTACTCTTTGGCTTAAGTTACCACCTAGATGCCAATGGCTTCCAAACCCAGACCCTTAGCCCTGCTGGTTTCTGGAAGGGTTTGTCCAACTGTCCCCTGGGTATTTCCACCTGCATATCCCATGGTCATCTCAAAGTGAACTAATCCTAAACTGATTTATCTTCTTTCCTCACTCAGGACTGACCTCCCAGTGACCCAAACCAGAAACCTTTCCCTCCGAGTCAAAATCCTTCCCAACTCTGTTCCACCCTCTCCACACCTACCACCACCACCTTAGCTCAGATAATCAGTGTCTCTTGTCTGGATTAGGCAaacatcttcctcctccttctccctgccttccGCCTTGCCCTACCCATTCTCCACACCGACACCTGAGAGAGCTTCCTAGGGCATGTACCTGCTGACGCCCCTCCCTAACTTTACATTTATCCATGGCTCCCACCGCCCTTGGTATTAAGAGCAAATCCTTAAAATGGCTTTCAAGGCCCTGAGTGACCTGGCTCCAGATGACCCTTTGCCTCCTACTTGAACTCCACTCTACACTCCTTTCCTCTTGTCCTCGTGTCCTTCACCCGGGAATGTTCTCTCCCGCTTTCCCCTGGCTCGCTCTTCCTCAGCCTTGCAAAGCAGATCAAATGAAAAGAAGCTATAAACTTGGAAAACAAgggtctttgaaaaaaaaaaaaaaggccttcttttttcttgattccaTATTATAGGTCCTaacattataaaaacataaaccCAGTTAACTTCGTCTTTGGAGATACTAAACTCTGAGACACAAACTCTAGGCTTGCGGTATTGTCAGATGATGGGTGAGAGGAGTACTCTCACTGCCAGTGTGGCCTTGAGGCGATGCCCCTGAGTCCTATACCCAAGGAGAAGGGCCTATCCCCCAGTGCCCTAGGCTCTATgctgggagcagggcctgggaAATGGCCATGATGAATGACTCGTATCATTTCTTCAGGAAGGCACTGTTCTTTCCGTTTTTAATTGGAGGAAGAAGGTGGCATTTTGACATAGGGGCAAGGTCTGTGGGCACAGCAAGGGCAGCGCCACTGCTTTCCCACTCTCGAACTTGAATTTGTCCCCCAGTGTGTGGTTACCTGCTGAACACTCCGGTTAATAGAGACACACGTCCCTTCTCACCGCCCCCTCTCCCTTTAAAACCCGGATGCCCTTCAGGATGCTAGTGGCACCACTGCCACTGCATTTCCTGTTGGCAGCAGAGAGCAAGTGAAAACAGAAGCCACAGCGGGCAGCGGCCCCCTGCAGAAACACCTCCCGCGCCATCCACCCGAGGCTTCCCAGGCCCCTGGGCCCGGCGCCCCGGCCTCGCCGGTCCTGATCCCGAGGGCGGTGGAGGCCGCCGCGGGCACAGGCAGGACCTTCGCGGACCGCACTCCCGCACCGGGCGGGGGAGCGCGCCTCGCCGCCTGCGGCGCCCAGGCTGTTCGGCGCCCCCTCGGGCTCGGGCTGGCCCTGGCTGGGCGCAGGGCGCTGGGGACCGCGATGCCGGGG contains the following coding sequences:
- the SFRP4 gene encoding secreted frizzled-related protein 4, whose translation is MLLSILTALCLWLRLALGVRGAPCEAVRIPMCRHMPWNITRMPNHLHHSTQENAILAIEQYEELVDVNCSAVLRFFLCAMYAPICTLEFLHDPIKPCKSVCQRARDDCEPLMKMYNHSWPESLACEELPVYDRGVCISPEAIVTDLPEDVKWIDITPDMMVQERPLDVDCKRLSPDRCKCKKVKPTLANYLSKNYSYVIHAKIKAVQRSGCNEVTTVVDVKEIFKSSSPIPRTQVPLITNSSCQCPHILPHQDVLIMCYEWRSRMMLLENCLVEKWRDQLSKRSIQWEERLQEQQRTIQDKKRTAGRTSRSNPPKPKGKQPAPKPASAKKNIKARSAQKRTNQKKV